One window of the Takifugu rubripes chromosome 13, fTakRub1.2, whole genome shotgun sequence genome contains the following:
- the mrvi1 gene encoding uncharacterized protein mrvi1 isoform X1, which produces METCGASDEDDNDRSGFSEHELLEILYDACNSSSTGEVLASTIIHYLQSMTTQSHEHERLAALRHLLDPDCQDPHVSREAFHSVMREWITQCSQDSTDVEGIHAAWPSPSNMPVNGLDFSGGPSQDTPSESPQCSCDDKDLLGTVAELKRAHRKLNEQNSSLLRSVAQCEDINLQLTLEVTELRAKLASAQRSATRVRSLTEELEETRRAFKEAQERASRSQTSCTKLSNEIECHKLHIRRLEDKNEKLGVERAFSEDSTNKLRKVNAELRGELEETLVLLTLRDTEITKRDMLMDKMKSAHVENHNMIEGLQSELMRLQEHSHQILLRYDRHCISLQSLYAREAPNHRSLQSELQDVQQHHRPLELPPLRRHGDDIQSIIHRIKSADVFRHLHLRHSDRAQDSAAPETPERPLALRQQQQASIKQQLVNVLQELELHKCMWEEKGEKVEERRRSSEQNEQKQSQTGSQINVQDAKKVAVVNWWKACRSEGATGRKKRTVSETEEKLQQAEQTISDMQEQLRHLQTSLRSAQERESKQTDGTVVHTDKGTNTEEKDADRPTKKLLRDAAVATEDSGGAAETTQLQVTANGLLTTLRRMEALVSNAMEKAELVRESEQRVSQVTVRMESITRRVEEALERAADTDQQLSCLEARITQASAQSAGPEPSADFRTHATCPAVESEGWTEPENEARAESPPPSPDVKEPPQLPLNGGTGPGSCSEFQEDRERSPQTSIQGSDLNPKKPPEAPSAAESPFVFPHTRSRPSLPPAMPTLPEEEEDSPEDLDSSSSSPSTSTPGESRAIIMTAPTIVYPQQATVVQQDGQPLEQNRPHSPRSRLSRSSSGGPITTVDSTGNVIDLVKDHLPELQLSEEDRQKNLELLEQAKKVSDRFLTRRGRRSTTSLSESPTGLSSAPSASSSTCAVAPQSGNEVFFSAVGHTETSHISSQTVSQGNRLLVDWKPNEKRKVSSGTLTPRYAVQKENFDPAVSRSPAAVSKGDDGGRNLNLAPATGVAKPVPRPPTQQAPCTAEIKTIGAFPPLMRAVSWDSVGSIASRSGAQGLPPTPEDTFSDRDNVFKASGYSDLSAQPGSLLKLSKFKEEHKLMRNQSIAGSALPDLSEAAEQEKGASPSTAGSEEAKEKSDAMPNISDVMLRKLKLHRGLPGCAPPLTEKEIENAFVQLSLAFRNDKYTLEMRLKQAERERNLTEEDTEKELEEFKGALKVTSPQWQNLEQRESYQRLVETVSVLHRLARRLSSRAELVGAVRQEKRMSKATEVMMQYVENLKRTYEKDHAELTEFKKLANQNSNRSYGGSVETGDDGVPRPSRSMSLTLGKALPRRRVSVAVVPKFNLLNIPGQTPVTSPVSGSSTGPTPGAALPVVCENNDVKVSTPTEAPQPAAECGKSVTAPDSEPAKPPVNLEEIRAELKAKIEEEAYNKGYQEGLKHSKALQEKRREEEEEDIAERLLEMKNKDEESGKKINKSSVREPTATAEEQSGFLSRLHPQVSPVQRGILFYLSVPSLSSQEDGGGPAPHWPRLPQDLPESTPPPDGADAVRGDVSDHQHFHLLRRILQQARGHVSRGGSLPGEGRRNSEVSVSP; this is translated from the exons ATGGAAA CCTGTGGGGCAAGTGATGAAGATGACAACGACAGGAGCGGCTTCTCTGAACATGAACTCCTCGAGATCCTGTATGATGCATGTAACAGCTCCAGTACAG GGGAAGTCTTGgcctccaccatcatccattACCTGCAGAGCATGACGACTCAGAGTCACGAGCACGAGCGGCTGGCCGCCCTGCGACACTTGCTGGACCCCGACTGTCAGGATCCACATGTGAGCAGAGAGGCTTTCCACTCCGTAATGAGAGAATGGATCACCCAGTGCAGccaggacag CACTGATGTGGAAGGCATTCATGCAGCATGGCCGAGCCCTTCAAACATGCCTGTAAATG GTCTTGATTTCTCCGGAGGTCCAAGCCAAGATACACCCTCTGAGAGCCCCCAATGCTCCTG TGATGACAAAGACCTGTTAGGAACGGTGGCTGAGCTCAAACGTGCCCACCGAAAGCTGAATGAGCAGAACAGCAGCTTGCTGAGGAGCGTGGCTCAGTGTGAAGACATAAACCTGCAGCTGACCCTGGAGGTGACAGAGTTACGAGCGAAGCTGGCCAG TGCTCAGCGGTCAGCAACAAGGGTCAGATCTCTGACTGAAGAGTTGGAGGAGACCAGACGGGCTTTTAAAGAGGCCCAGGAGCGAGCCAGCCGCTCCCAGACCAGCTGCACCAAACTG AGCAATGAAATTGAATGCCACAAGCTTCACATCAGGAGACTTGAAGACAAG AACGAGAAGCTCGGTGTCGAAAGAGCTTTTTCTGAGGACAGCACGAACAAGCTAAGGAAGGTCAACGCTGAGTTGCGG GGAGAACTTGAGGAAACTCTGGTTCTGTTGACGCTGAGAGATACAGAAATCACAAAG AGAGACATGCTTATGGATAAGATGAAGAGCGCTCATGTGGAGAATCACAACATGATCGAG GGTCTGCAGTCAGAGCTGATGAGGCTTCAGGAGCATTCGCACCAAATTCTCCTGAG ATATGACAGACACTGTATTAGTCTTCAGAGTCTCTACGCTCGGGAAGCTCCGAACCACCGATCCCTGCAGAGCGAGTTGCAGGATGTGCAGCAG CATCACCGACCTCTGGAGCTGCCGCCTCTGCGCAGGCACGGTGACGACATTCAGAGCATCATCCACAGGATCAAGTCGGCGGACGTATTCAGACACCTGCACCTCAGGCACAGCGACAGG GCGCAGGACTCTGCCGCCCCAGAGACGCCCGAGAGGCCGCTTGCTTTACGACAGCAACAACAGGCAAGCATCAAGCAGCAGCTTGTCAATGT gctgcaggagctggagctgcacaaGTGCATgtgggaggagaaaggggagaaggtggaggagcgcCGGAGATCCTCCGAGCAGAACGAACAAAAGCAAAGCCAGACTGGGAGCCAGATTAATGTCCAGGATGCCAAGAAGGTGGCTGTGGTGAACTGGTGGAAAGCCTGCAGATCAGAGGGAGCTACGGGCCGCAAAAAAAGAACCGTCTCTGAGACcgaagagaagctccagcaggCAGAGCAAACCATCAGTGATATGCAGGAGCAGCTCCGCCACCTGCAAACCTCCCTCAGATCTGCACAGGAGCGTGAAAGCAAGCAAACAGACGGCACAGTTGTTCACACCGACAAAGGGACCAACACAGAGGAGAAGGACGCGGACAGGCCCACGAAGAAGCTCCTGAGGGATGCAGCAGTGGCCACAGAGGACTCTGGGGGAGCAGCGGAGACAACCCAGCTGCAGGTGACCGCCAATGGTCTTCTCACAACCCTCAGGCGGATGGAGGCGCTGGTCAGCAACGCCATGGAGAAGGCTGAGCTGGtgagggagagcgagcagaggGTGAGCCAGGTGACAGTGAGGATGGAGAGCATCACTCGGAGAGTGGAGGAGGCTCTGGAGCGAGCGGCTGACACCGACCAGCAGCTCAGCTGTCTGGAGGCCAGAATCACACAAGCTTCAGCTCAG TCTGCAGGTCCCGAGCCGTCGGCTGATTTCAGGACGCATGCCACGTGTCCGGCGGTGGAGTCAGAAGGATGGACAGAGCCTGAAAATGAGGCGAGAGCAGAAAGTCCCCCCCCATCTCCCGACGTCAAAGAGCCTCCACAGCTCCCCCTGAATG GTGGCACAGGACCAGGCAGCTGCAGTGAg TTTCAGGAAGACAGGGAACGCTCCCCTCAGACGTCCATTCAGGGAAGCGATCTCAACCCTAAGAAGCCCCCTGAGGCCCCCTCTGCTGCCGAGAGCCCTTTTGTTTTCCCACACACCCGATCACGCCCCTCACTGCCCCCCGCCATGCCCACACtgcctgaggaagaggaggactcACCTGAAGATCTGGACAGTTCATCCAGCTCTCCCAGCACA TCGACACCAGGTGAAAGTCGAGCCATCATCATGACCGCTCCCACGATCGTCTACCCCCAGCAGGCTACAGTAGTGCAGCAGGACGGCCAGCCCCTGGAACAGAACAG GCCTCACAGTCCCAGAAGTCGGCTGTCCAGGAGCTCATCTGGGGGGCCCATCACCACAGTCG ACAGCACCGGTAACGTGATCGACCTGGTCAAAGATCATTTGCCAGAGCTGCAACTGTCTGAGGAGGACCGACAGAAGAACCTGGAGCTCCTCGAGCAGGCCAAGAAGGTCAGCGACCGCTTTTTGACTCGCCGCGGCCGCCGCTCCACCACCAGCCTCTCCGAGTCCCCGACAG GCCTTTCTTCAGCTCCgagtgcatcctcctccacgtGCGCTGTGGCTCCACAATCTGGGAATGAAGTCTTTTTTTCGGCTGTGGGACACACAGAAACAAGCCACATCAGCTCACAGACCGTTAGCCAG GGAAACAGACTGCTGGTGGACTGGAAGCCAAATGAGAAGAGGAAAGTTTCCTCAGGGACTCTGACGCCCCGTTATGCTGTACAGAAGGAGAACTTTGATCCAGCAGTATCCAGGAGTCCGGCTGCTGTCTCCAAAGGAGATGACGGAGGTCGAAACCTCAACCTGGCTCCGGCCACGGGGGTGGCCAAGCCCGTCCCCCGACCTCCAACCCAACAGGCGCCCTGTACGGCCGAAATCAAGACGATCGgggcttttcctcctctgatgaGGGCTGTCTCCTGGGACTCTGTAGGCAGCATTGCCTCCAGAAGTGGAGCTCAGGGTTTACCACCAACACCAGAGGATACGTTCTCAGACAGAGACAACGTCTTCAAGGCCTCAGGATACAGCGACCTCTCCGCCCAGCCCGGGAGCCTGCTCAAACTGTCCAAATTTAAAGAG GAGCACAAGCTAATGCGTAACCAAAGCATAGCCGGATCTGCGCTACCAGACCTGAGTGAAGCTGCTGAACAGGAAAAAG GTGCTTCACCAAGCACGGCTGGGAGTGAGGAGGCTAAAGAGAAGTCTGACGCCATGCCCAACATTTCCGATGTGATGCTGCGGAAACTCAAACTTCACCGAGGTTTACCGGGCTG tGCACCCCCGCTCACAGAAAAAGAAATTGAG AACGCATTCGTCCAGCTGTCACTGGCCTTTCGCAATGAcaagtacactctggagatgcGGCTGAAACAGGCAGAACGTGAGAGGAACCTGACCGAGGAAGACACCGAGAAGGAACTGGAGGAATTCAAAGGAGCGCTGAAG GTGACCTCACCGCAGTGGCAGAACCTGGAGCAGCGCGAGTCCTACCAGCGCCTCGTGGAGACGGTCTCGGTGCTGCACAGGCTGGCCAGGCGGCTCTCCAGCAGGGCAGAGCTGGTTGGGGCGGTTCGACAG GAGAAACGCATGAGCAAGGCCACCGAGGTGATGATGCAATACGTGGAGAACCTGAAGAGGACGTATGAGAAGGATCATGCCGAGCTGACGGAGTTTAAGAAGCTGGCCAACCAGAACTCAAATCGCTCCTACGGAGGGTCTGTTGAGACTGGAG ATGATGGCGTTCCTCGGCCGTCAAGATCAATGTCGCTCACGCTTGGAAAG GCTCTGCCAAGACGCAGGGTGAGCGTTGCCGTGGTGCCCAAGTTTAACCTCCTGAACATCCCCGGTCAGACGCCAGTCACCAGCCCGGTCTCAGGGTCCAGCACGGGACCAACCCCTGGAGCTGCTCTTCCTGTCGTG TGTGAAAATAATGATGTGAAGGTCAGCACGCCCACAGAAGccccacagccagcagcagaatg TGGGAAGAGCGTGACGGCGCCCGACAGCGAGCCAGCCAAGCCACCGGTGAATTTGGAGGAGATCAGAGCCGAGCTCAAGGCAAAGATCGAGGAGGAGGCCTATAACAAAGG CTACCAGGAGGGACTGAAGCATAGTAAAgccctccaggagaagaggcgtgaggaggaggaggaggacatcgCCGAGAGACTGCTGgagatgaaaaacaaagatgagGAGAGTGGGAAAAAGATCAACAAAAGCAG TGTTAGAGAACCTACGGCGACTGCTGAGGAGCAAAGTGGATTTTTATCCCGACTGCATCCACAAGTATCCCCAGTCCAGAG AGGAATCTTATTTTATCTCAGTGTGCCATCGTTGTCCTcgcaggaggatggaggaggtccTGCTCCTCATTGGCCGCGTTTGCCCCAAGATCTCCCTGAGTCGACGCCTCCTCCTGATGGCGCTGACGCTGTTCGTGGTGATGTGTCTGATCATCAGCATTTTCACCTTCTTCGGCGGATACTACAACAGGCGCGAGGACACGTAAGCAGAGGTGGATCTTTGCCTGGGGAGGGACGGCGAAACAGCGAGGTGTCAGTCAGCCCCTGA
- the mrvi1 gene encoding uncharacterized protein mrvi1 isoform X3, giving the protein METCGASDEDDNDRSGFSEHELLEILYDACNSSSTGEVLASTIIHYLQSMTTQSHEHERLAALRHLLDPDCQDPHVSREAFHSVMREWITQCSQDSTDVEGIHAAWPSPSNMPVNGLDFSGGPSQDTPSESPQCSCDDKDLLGTVAELKRAHRKLNEQNSSLLRSVAQCEDINLQLTLEVTELRAKLASAQRSATRVRSLTEELEETRRAFKEAQERASRSQTSCTKLSNEIECHKLHIRRLEDKNEKLGVERAFSEDSTNKLRKVNAELRGELEETLVLLTLRDTEITKRDMLMDKMKSAHVENHNMIEGLQSELMRLQEHSHQILLRYDRHCISLQSLYAREAPNHRSLQSELQDVQQHHRPLELPPLRRHGDDIQSIIHRIKSADVFRHLHLRHSDRAQDSAAPETPERPLALRQQQQASIKQQLVNVLQELELHKCMWEEKGEKVEERRRSSEQNEQKQSQTGSQINVQDAKKVAVVNWWKACRSEGATGRKKRTVSETEEKLQQAEQTISDMQEQLRHLQTSLRSAQERESKQTDGTVVHTDKGTNTEEKDADRPTKKLLRDAAVATEDSGGAAETTQLQVTANGLLTTLRRMEALVSNAMEKAELVRESEQRVSQVTVRMESITRRVEEALERAADTDQQLSCLEARITQASAQSAGPEPSADFRTHATCPAVESEGWTEPENEARAESPPPSPDVKEPPQLPLNGGTGPGSCSEFQEDRERSPQTSIQGSDLNPKKPPEAPSAAESPFVFPHTRSRPSLPPAMPTLPEEEEDSPEDLDSSSSSPSTSTPGESRAIIMTAPTIVYPQQATVVQQDGQPLEQNRPHSPRSRLSRSSSGGPITTVDSTGNVIDLVKDHLPELQLSEEDRQKNLELLEQAKKVSDRFLTRRGRRSTTSLSESPTGLSSAPSASSSTCAVAPQSGNEVFFSAVGHTETSHISSQTVSQGNRLLVDWKPNEKRKVSSGTLTPRYAVQKENFDPAVSRSPAAVSKGDDGGRNLNLAPATGVAKPVPRPPTQQAPCTAEIKTIGAFPPLMRAVSWDSVGSIASRSGAQGLPPTPEDTFSDRDNVFKASGYSDLSAQPGSLLKLSKFKEEHKLMRNQSIAGSALPDLSEAAEQEKGASPSTAGSEEAKEKSDAMPNISDVMLRKLKLHRGLPGCAPPLTEKEIENAFVQLSLAFRNDKYTLEMRLKQAERERNLTEEDTEKELEEFKGALKVTSPQWQNLEQRESYQRLVETVSVLHRLARRLSSRAELVGAVRQEKRMSKATEVMMQYVENLKRTYEKDHAELTEFKKLANQNSNRSYGGSVETGDDGVPRPSRSMSLTLGKALPRRRVSVAVVPKFNLLNIPGQTPVTSPVSGSSTGPTPGAALPVVCENNDVKVSTPTEAPQPAAECGKSVTAPDSEPAKPPVNLEEIRAELKAKIEEEAYNKGYQEGLKHSKALQEKRREEEEEDIAERLLEMKNKDEESGKKINKSRRMEEVLLLIGRVCPKISLSRRLLLMALTLFVVMCLIISIFTFFGGYYNRREDT; this is encoded by the exons ATGGAAA CCTGTGGGGCAAGTGATGAAGATGACAACGACAGGAGCGGCTTCTCTGAACATGAACTCCTCGAGATCCTGTATGATGCATGTAACAGCTCCAGTACAG GGGAAGTCTTGgcctccaccatcatccattACCTGCAGAGCATGACGACTCAGAGTCACGAGCACGAGCGGCTGGCCGCCCTGCGACACTTGCTGGACCCCGACTGTCAGGATCCACATGTGAGCAGAGAGGCTTTCCACTCCGTAATGAGAGAATGGATCACCCAGTGCAGccaggacag CACTGATGTGGAAGGCATTCATGCAGCATGGCCGAGCCCTTCAAACATGCCTGTAAATG GTCTTGATTTCTCCGGAGGTCCAAGCCAAGATACACCCTCTGAGAGCCCCCAATGCTCCTG TGATGACAAAGACCTGTTAGGAACGGTGGCTGAGCTCAAACGTGCCCACCGAAAGCTGAATGAGCAGAACAGCAGCTTGCTGAGGAGCGTGGCTCAGTGTGAAGACATAAACCTGCAGCTGACCCTGGAGGTGACAGAGTTACGAGCGAAGCTGGCCAG TGCTCAGCGGTCAGCAACAAGGGTCAGATCTCTGACTGAAGAGTTGGAGGAGACCAGACGGGCTTTTAAAGAGGCCCAGGAGCGAGCCAGCCGCTCCCAGACCAGCTGCACCAAACTG AGCAATGAAATTGAATGCCACAAGCTTCACATCAGGAGACTTGAAGACAAG AACGAGAAGCTCGGTGTCGAAAGAGCTTTTTCTGAGGACAGCACGAACAAGCTAAGGAAGGTCAACGCTGAGTTGCGG GGAGAACTTGAGGAAACTCTGGTTCTGTTGACGCTGAGAGATACAGAAATCACAAAG AGAGACATGCTTATGGATAAGATGAAGAGCGCTCATGTGGAGAATCACAACATGATCGAG GGTCTGCAGTCAGAGCTGATGAGGCTTCAGGAGCATTCGCACCAAATTCTCCTGAG ATATGACAGACACTGTATTAGTCTTCAGAGTCTCTACGCTCGGGAAGCTCCGAACCACCGATCCCTGCAGAGCGAGTTGCAGGATGTGCAGCAG CATCACCGACCTCTGGAGCTGCCGCCTCTGCGCAGGCACGGTGACGACATTCAGAGCATCATCCACAGGATCAAGTCGGCGGACGTATTCAGACACCTGCACCTCAGGCACAGCGACAGG GCGCAGGACTCTGCCGCCCCAGAGACGCCCGAGAGGCCGCTTGCTTTACGACAGCAACAACAGGCAAGCATCAAGCAGCAGCTTGTCAATGT gctgcaggagctggagctgcacaaGTGCATgtgggaggagaaaggggagaaggtggaggagcgcCGGAGATCCTCCGAGCAGAACGAACAAAAGCAAAGCCAGACTGGGAGCCAGATTAATGTCCAGGATGCCAAGAAGGTGGCTGTGGTGAACTGGTGGAAAGCCTGCAGATCAGAGGGAGCTACGGGCCGCAAAAAAAGAACCGTCTCTGAGACcgaagagaagctccagcaggCAGAGCAAACCATCAGTGATATGCAGGAGCAGCTCCGCCACCTGCAAACCTCCCTCAGATCTGCACAGGAGCGTGAAAGCAAGCAAACAGACGGCACAGTTGTTCACACCGACAAAGGGACCAACACAGAGGAGAAGGACGCGGACAGGCCCACGAAGAAGCTCCTGAGGGATGCAGCAGTGGCCACAGAGGACTCTGGGGGAGCAGCGGAGACAACCCAGCTGCAGGTGACCGCCAATGGTCTTCTCACAACCCTCAGGCGGATGGAGGCGCTGGTCAGCAACGCCATGGAGAAGGCTGAGCTGGtgagggagagcgagcagaggGTGAGCCAGGTGACAGTGAGGATGGAGAGCATCACTCGGAGAGTGGAGGAGGCTCTGGAGCGAGCGGCTGACACCGACCAGCAGCTCAGCTGTCTGGAGGCCAGAATCACACAAGCTTCAGCTCAG TCTGCAGGTCCCGAGCCGTCGGCTGATTTCAGGACGCATGCCACGTGTCCGGCGGTGGAGTCAGAAGGATGGACAGAGCCTGAAAATGAGGCGAGAGCAGAAAGTCCCCCCCCATCTCCCGACGTCAAAGAGCCTCCACAGCTCCCCCTGAATG GTGGCACAGGACCAGGCAGCTGCAGTGAg TTTCAGGAAGACAGGGAACGCTCCCCTCAGACGTCCATTCAGGGAAGCGATCTCAACCCTAAGAAGCCCCCTGAGGCCCCCTCTGCTGCCGAGAGCCCTTTTGTTTTCCCACACACCCGATCACGCCCCTCACTGCCCCCCGCCATGCCCACACtgcctgaggaagaggaggactcACCTGAAGATCTGGACAGTTCATCCAGCTCTCCCAGCACA TCGACACCAGGTGAAAGTCGAGCCATCATCATGACCGCTCCCACGATCGTCTACCCCCAGCAGGCTACAGTAGTGCAGCAGGACGGCCAGCCCCTGGAACAGAACAG GCCTCACAGTCCCAGAAGTCGGCTGTCCAGGAGCTCATCTGGGGGGCCCATCACCACAGTCG ACAGCACCGGTAACGTGATCGACCTGGTCAAAGATCATTTGCCAGAGCTGCAACTGTCTGAGGAGGACCGACAGAAGAACCTGGAGCTCCTCGAGCAGGCCAAGAAGGTCAGCGACCGCTTTTTGACTCGCCGCGGCCGCCGCTCCACCACCAGCCTCTCCGAGTCCCCGACAG GCCTTTCTTCAGCTCCgagtgcatcctcctccacgtGCGCTGTGGCTCCACAATCTGGGAATGAAGTCTTTTTTTCGGCTGTGGGACACACAGAAACAAGCCACATCAGCTCACAGACCGTTAGCCAG GGAAACAGACTGCTGGTGGACTGGAAGCCAAATGAGAAGAGGAAAGTTTCCTCAGGGACTCTGACGCCCCGTTATGCTGTACAGAAGGAGAACTTTGATCCAGCAGTATCCAGGAGTCCGGCTGCTGTCTCCAAAGGAGATGACGGAGGTCGAAACCTCAACCTGGCTCCGGCCACGGGGGTGGCCAAGCCCGTCCCCCGACCTCCAACCCAACAGGCGCCCTGTACGGCCGAAATCAAGACGATCGgggcttttcctcctctgatgaGGGCTGTCTCCTGGGACTCTGTAGGCAGCATTGCCTCCAGAAGTGGAGCTCAGGGTTTACCACCAACACCAGAGGATACGTTCTCAGACAGAGACAACGTCTTCAAGGCCTCAGGATACAGCGACCTCTCCGCCCAGCCCGGGAGCCTGCTCAAACTGTCCAAATTTAAAGAG GAGCACAAGCTAATGCGTAACCAAAGCATAGCCGGATCTGCGCTACCAGACCTGAGTGAAGCTGCTGAACAGGAAAAAG GTGCTTCACCAAGCACGGCTGGGAGTGAGGAGGCTAAAGAGAAGTCTGACGCCATGCCCAACATTTCCGATGTGATGCTGCGGAAACTCAAACTTCACCGAGGTTTACCGGGCTG tGCACCCCCGCTCACAGAAAAAGAAATTGAG AACGCATTCGTCCAGCTGTCACTGGCCTTTCGCAATGAcaagtacactctggagatgcGGCTGAAACAGGCAGAACGTGAGAGGAACCTGACCGAGGAAGACACCGAGAAGGAACTGGAGGAATTCAAAGGAGCGCTGAAG GTGACCTCACCGCAGTGGCAGAACCTGGAGCAGCGCGAGTCCTACCAGCGCCTCGTGGAGACGGTCTCGGTGCTGCACAGGCTGGCCAGGCGGCTCTCCAGCAGGGCAGAGCTGGTTGGGGCGGTTCGACAG GAGAAACGCATGAGCAAGGCCACCGAGGTGATGATGCAATACGTGGAGAACCTGAAGAGGACGTATGAGAAGGATCATGCCGAGCTGACGGAGTTTAAGAAGCTGGCCAACCAGAACTCAAATCGCTCCTACGGAGGGTCTGTTGAGACTGGAG ATGATGGCGTTCCTCGGCCGTCAAGATCAATGTCGCTCACGCTTGGAAAG GCTCTGCCAAGACGCAGGGTGAGCGTTGCCGTGGTGCCCAAGTTTAACCTCCTGAACATCCCCGGTCAGACGCCAGTCACCAGCCCGGTCTCAGGGTCCAGCACGGGACCAACCCCTGGAGCTGCTCTTCCTGTCGTG TGTGAAAATAATGATGTGAAGGTCAGCACGCCCACAGAAGccccacagccagcagcagaatg TGGGAAGAGCGTGACGGCGCCCGACAGCGAGCCAGCCAAGCCACCGGTGAATTTGGAGGAGATCAGAGCCGAGCTCAAGGCAAAGATCGAGGAGGAGGCCTATAACAAAGG CTACCAGGAGGGACTGAAGCATAGTAAAgccctccaggagaagaggcgtgaggaggaggaggaggacatcgCCGAGAGACTGCTGgagatgaaaaacaaagatgagGAGAGTGGGAAAAAGATCAACAAAAGCAG gaggatggaggaggtccTGCTCCTCATTGGCCGCGTTTGCCCCAAGATCTCCCTGAGTCGACGCCTCCTCCTGATGGCGCTGACGCTGTTCGTGGTGATGTGTCTGATCATCAGCATTTTCACCTTCTTCGGCGGATACTACAACAGGCGCGAGGACACGTAA